A single window of Anaerocolumna chitinilytica DNA harbors:
- the recN gene encoding DNA repair protein RecN, with amino-acid sequence MLLNLHVKNFAIIDEVDITLKDGLNILTGETGAGKSIIIGSVNVCLGGKISKDIIRHGADYALVELLFESNNRAVIQKMKDLDLPIEEGQILITRKITNGKSISKINGETVTSQSLKEIAALLIDIHGQHEHQSLLYKENYLDIIDRYAKEEAAAVKQNLAREYYALTDLKKQMSQLTVDEDKRLREISYLEYEVKEIKEANLRIGEDEELTSEYKKLSNARIIAEGLSQVYEHMGYQTSGSAGDMIGRSVKQLTKLMDYDDELKGFYQQILDLEALVNEFNRNLSEYTADLSNHEEDFKEVEERLNLINHLKAKYGNTIQDIKKVVDEGEKKLEQYYHYEETLQELQANIDNQEKKVRALSEKLSEIRRKNAAILSERIKEALVDLNFLDVRFAIELTRKDYYTQDGFDEGEFLISVNPGEALKTLSKVASGGELSRIMLAIKSVFADKDEIETLIFDEIDTGISGRTAQKVSEKLSQISGSHQIICITHLAQIASMADVHYIIEKNTDGMTTKTDIRQLNETESIEEIARILGGAVITKTVLESAEEMKQLAKKNKLERV; translated from the coding sequence TTGCTGCTCAATTTACATGTAAAGAATTTTGCTATTATCGATGAAGTAGATATTACATTGAAAGACGGCCTTAATATACTGACAGGTGAAACCGGTGCCGGTAAATCCATTATAATCGGTTCTGTTAATGTCTGCCTGGGTGGGAAGATAAGCAAAGATATTATAAGACATGGTGCGGATTATGCGTTGGTAGAACTGTTATTTGAATCAAACAACAGGGCAGTGATACAAAAGATGAAGGATTTGGACCTTCCCATAGAAGAAGGACAGATTCTCATAACCAGAAAGATTACAAATGGAAAGAGCATCAGTAAAATAAACGGTGAAACGGTAACATCGCAAAGTCTGAAAGAAATTGCAGCACTGCTAATCGACATACATGGACAACACGAGCATCAGTCACTTTTATATAAAGAGAACTATTTGGATATTATTGACCGCTATGCGAAGGAGGAAGCCGCAGCCGTTAAGCAGAACCTGGCAAGAGAGTATTATGCTTTAACAGATTTAAAGAAGCAAATGTCACAGCTCACAGTAGATGAGGACAAACGGCTAAGAGAAATTTCCTATCTCGAGTATGAAGTAAAAGAAATTAAGGAAGCCAATTTAAGGATTGGAGAAGATGAAGAACTTACAAGTGAATATAAGAAGTTGTCCAATGCCAGAATCATCGCAGAAGGACTTTCCCAGGTATATGAACATATGGGCTATCAGACATCCGGTTCAGCAGGTGATATGATTGGCAGAAGTGTCAAGCAGCTTACAAAACTGATGGATTACGACGATGAATTAAAAGGATTCTATCAACAGATATTAGACCTTGAAGCCCTTGTTAATGAATTTAACAGAAATTTATCAGAGTACACGGCGGATTTAAGTAATCATGAGGAAGATTTCAAAGAAGTAGAAGAACGCTTAAATCTTATAAATCATCTCAAAGCCAAATACGGAAATACCATACAGGATATTAAAAAGGTTGTGGATGAGGGAGAGAAGAAATTAGAGCAGTATTATCATTACGAGGAGACCTTACAAGAGTTACAGGCTAATATAGATAACCAAGAAAAGAAAGTAAGAGCTCTAAGTGAAAAGTTGTCAGAAATCAGAAGAAAAAATGCAGCGATATTGTCGGAGAGGATAAAAGAAGCTTTGGTTGATCTTAATTTCCTGGATGTAAGATTTGCTATTGAATTAACCAGAAAAGATTATTATACGCAGGATGGGTTTGATGAAGGAGAATTCCTGATATCCGTTAATCCGGGTGAAGCATTAAAAACACTTTCTAAGGTTGCTTCCGGTGGTGAGTTATCAAGAATCATGTTAGCTATTAAATCGGTTTTTGCGGACAAGGATGAAATAGAAACCTTAATTTTTGACGAGATTGATACTGGTATCAGCGGAAGAACAGCTCAGAAAGTATCCGAAAAGCTCTCACAGATATCGGGCAGTCACCAGATTATATGTATCACCCATCTGGCACAGATAGCATCTATGGCCGATGTACACTATATTATTGAAAAAAATACTGACGGAATGACTACAAAAACGGATATCAGGCAGTTAAATGAGACGGAATCCATTGAGGAAATCGCGAGAATTCTTGGTGGTGCTGTAATTACAAAAACTGTTCTTGAGAGTGCCGAGGAGATGAAACAACTTGCGAAAAAAAACAAATTAGAACGAGTTTGA
- a CDS encoding DUF2691 family protein — MKNMGLSFEIPNKYGTYLSEILNPLPYTEFQWLIEDDEIYKIINGEFLDEGLFHNTNNVITGNELYKIATSCSQYLIFVTLRAFNKKENIVPVGNYQEFLDSDCQIILGVYDCSYVMLWFKNTSLTSLMFNYIQKKGFNNLKYITEYELIKGKYRIV, encoded by the coding sequence ATGAAGAATATGGGATTAAGCTTCGAAATACCAAATAAATATGGAACATATCTTTCTGAAATACTTAATCCTTTACCATATACAGAATTTCAATGGTTAATTGAAGATGACGAGATATATAAAATCATCAACGGTGAATTCTTAGATGAGGGGCTTTTCCATAATACAAATAATGTAATAACTGGAAATGAACTTTACAAGATTGCGACAAGCTGCTCCCAGTATTTAATATTTGTAACATTAAGAGCATTTAATAAAAAAGAAAACATAGTACCCGTGGGAAACTATCAAGAATTTTTGGATAGTGATTGCCAAATAATTCTGGGTGTTTATGATTGCTCTTATGTTATGCTATGGTTTAAAAATACCAGTTTAACATCATTGATGTTCAATTATATTCAAAAAAAGGGATTTAATAATCTAAAGTACATCACAGAATATGAGCTTATTAAAGGAAAGTACCGTATCGTGTAG
- a CDS encoding TlyA family RNA methyltransferase, producing MKERLDVLLVKRNLVESREKAKAIIMSGNVFVDGMREDKAGTSFPETVTIEVKGQNLKYVSRGGLKLEKAIASYDLQLSGKVCMDVGSSTGGFTDCMLQNGAVKVYAVDVGTNQLAWKLRQDERVISMEKTNIRYVTQEDIGEEMDFISIDVAFISLTLVLEPVRNLLKEEGEVVCLVKPQFEAGREKVGKKGVVREESVHKEVIIKVIDYAKSIGFTILNLDYSPIKGPEGNIEYLLHLRKSNAPENLKDFTAEGLINEVVEKSHATLNL from the coding sequence TTGAAAGAACGTTTGGATGTCCTGTTAGTCAAGAGAAATCTGGTGGAATCCAGGGAAAAAGCCAAGGCGATTATAATGTCCGGTAATGTGTTTGTGGATGGAATGCGAGAGGACAAAGCAGGGACATCCTTTCCTGAAACGGTTACTATAGAAGTAAAAGGGCAGAATTTAAAGTATGTCAGCAGAGGTGGTCTGAAGTTAGAAAAAGCGATTGCAAGCTATGACTTACAGCTCTCTGGTAAAGTCTGCATGGATGTCGGTTCTTCTACCGGAGGTTTTACGGATTGTATGCTCCAGAACGGTGCCGTCAAAGTATATGCTGTAGATGTTGGTACAAATCAGCTTGCCTGGAAATTACGGCAGGATGAACGTGTGATATCTATGGAAAAGACGAATATTCGTTATGTAACACAGGAAGACATTGGGGAAGAGATGGACTTTATTTCTATTGATGTAGCCTTTATATCTCTGACACTGGTACTGGAACCTGTAAGAAATCTTCTGAAAGAAGAAGGAGAAGTGGTATGCCTTGTTAAACCGCAGTTCGAAGCAGGAAGAGAAAAGGTTGGTAAAAAAGGGGTAGTAAGAGAAGAATCTGTCCATAAGGAAGTAATCATAAAAGTGATAGATTATGCAAAATCCATAGGGTTTACTATCTTGAATCTGGATTATTCACCTATAAAAGGCCCGGAAGGAAACATTGAATACCTGTTGCATCTCAGAAAATCAAATGCTCCTGAAAATTTGAAGGATTTCACTGCAGAAGGCTTAATCAATGAGGTTGTAGAGAAATCACATGCTACTTTAAACTTGTAA
- the spoIVB gene encoding SpoIVB peptidase — protein MRKKSIYRRILILALCINITVLFYFTYRYMDSSVPDSIKIMVGENEKFNFKLPMEGSVTSGDVDVLSVDNKTVPKGLIKLDLGKPFTIKSSSTGNYKIHLKLFGLFNFKEVNLGVIDEKEVIPCGNPIGIYIETDGIMVLGTGVINAADGLNYEPALNKLKTGDYITKINDTVIHNKEELIEEIQHCDGKDIKVTLRRDDKITEYKITPVKTADGEYKIGAWIRDNTQGIGTLTFITKDGQFGALGHGITDIDTSLLMEIERGYLYNADIMTIIKGKQGVPGELIGLINQNEDDKIGNIVKNTNQGIFGEINNGFVRANTHDALPVGLKQEIKIGPATILSCVENQIKEYKINIDKIDLNSQSPNKGMVITITDSELIKKTGGIVQGMSGSPIIQNGKIIGAVTHVFIQDSTKGYGTFIENMLNNLSDK, from the coding sequence ATGCGTAAAAAATCAATTTATAGAAGAATACTCATTCTGGCATTGTGTATAAACATAACCGTGTTGTTTTATTTTACTTATCGATATATGGACAGCAGTGTTCCGGATTCTATAAAGATTATGGTAGGAGAAAATGAAAAATTTAATTTTAAACTTCCCATGGAGGGCAGTGTTACTTCGGGGGATGTAGATGTATTGAGTGTGGATAATAAGACTGTTCCCAAGGGGTTAATAAAATTAGATTTGGGTAAGCCATTTACTATAAAATCAAGCAGTACCGGTAACTATAAGATTCATTTGAAACTATTTGGATTATTTAATTTTAAGGAAGTTAACCTTGGGGTTATTGATGAGAAAGAGGTAATTCCTTGTGGTAATCCTATTGGAATATATATCGAAACAGATGGTATTATGGTTCTTGGAACCGGTGTGATAAATGCCGCTGATGGGTTGAATTATGAGCCTGCGCTGAACAAATTAAAGACCGGTGACTATATAACAAAAATAAATGATACTGTTATTCATAATAAAGAAGAATTAATTGAAGAAATTCAACATTGTGACGGAAAAGATATAAAAGTTACCTTACGAAGAGACGATAAAATAACTGAATACAAAATTACACCGGTAAAGACAGCTGACGGGGAATATAAAATCGGCGCATGGATCAGAGACAATACACAGGGTATTGGTACTTTAACTTTTATTACAAAAGATGGACAATTCGGGGCTTTGGGCCATGGGATTACAGATATTGATACCAGCCTTTTGATGGAAATAGAGAGGGGGTACCTATATAATGCTGACATTATGACTATTATAAAGGGGAAACAAGGCGTTCCGGGAGAACTGATTGGCCTAATCAATCAAAATGAAGATGATAAGATTGGTAATATTGTCAAGAACACCAACCAAGGAATTTTTGGGGAAATCAATAATGGATTTGTAAGAGCCAATACACATGATGCTTTACCGGTAGGCTTGAAGCAGGAAATAAAAATCGGTCCAGCCACCATACTTTCCTGTGTGGAAAACCAAATTAAAGAATATAAAATTAACATTGATAAGATTGATTTAAATAGTCAAAGCCCTAATAAAGGGATGGTAATCACTATAACAGATTCCGAATTAATTAAGAAAACCGGAGGTATAGTCCAGGGTATGAGCGGAAGTCCTATTATCCAGAATGGAAAGATTATAGGTGCGGTTACTCACGTATTCATACAGGATTCTACCAAGGGGTATGGAACATTTATAGAAAATATGCTGAATAATTTATCAGATAAGTAA
- a CDS encoding Ig-like domain-containing protein yields MKKIFMKRWMAVVCCLIIVVTTVLQPMSTNEVKAAGGVQFVVDSKICNPDDEVILGTAAPSIYLRGADGQPISVGSFKPGTVKWVVNSKIYSINTDGSVTESGTESKVISLTNIDKDSLSAKIKVNGPGYASLTLMYDDINGGHYAYLLKIIVNFKVDDQTLTSVISSGNAYDDKVMLFDVVGDTKTVFLSYDGISGGSLDTATLLSNNAISITSSDPKVASVTGGKIKSEGAGIAKITVTTNTSSGDSSVPKPLTASFKVLVKPKVSSVSHTVSEDSSSDFTNHLKVPGNISGTTTFYTNAANASKLIWRAYYRTTTSNGLLSLTPISSPNGIISFTPSLVDNTLTVNNAKAGSYAILGYLDSMYVPDKIETGPEGNSIPYVELDFNVVPSIPAYMVMSVGDTYDVTQYLNTAQYSYSYKSSDATIASVSVNGIITAKSAGDAVIQVIDNSTGNKFTMNLTVIDGISLNLTEANIYVQGTLDLEAIVTGNSTVTWSSLTNANNGSDASSIATVTANGTQAVVKGVSAGTAYIVASIKTSTGVIKKAVCKITVSNTVTQIDISPSEISLNKQEPATLNVVYDPTNLQSVPVKWISTDTDIVNVVNSNGGFVNIKAGDKAGSALVIAINTENFIIGTCKVTVKQRVTGISLSATNLSLLKSVGTYQLKATVTPSDATNTNVTWKSTNPTVATVNDSGLVTLLASGSTSIIVTSVDDPSVTAVCNLTVGISITAIKLDDSKKVMYTGDSTKLSYTITPANATNTDVTWSTTDSSVASVDSKGNVKAVAAGTAVIILRTADGLYMSTCTITVKEKATGLAFDVTSLELYIGKTYTIKVTPTPATATDYTLTWNSLDAAIASVDANGTVTAKAVGKTMITATTSTGSILYCNITVKAEATGLQLNYTEKKLVIGDYFDLKATIKPSSAASEESIIWVSSKTSVATVSSNGRVKGIKGGTAVITCKTTDGKFTTFCTVTVIERVTSVTLNKTSYKLGLGKTYTLTAKVKTNAASNPKLKWATSNSRVVSVSQKGEITGKIIGTATITVTATDGSGEKDTVAIRVVRNASYITLNRTSVTTVVGRNFSLKATVKPTNATFRTVTWKSSDESVAIVDSTGKVTALKAGNVTIKAAAKDSSGRYAISYVIVQPRVPANSVTILNQNLTMVVGETAVLQKALNPSTSTDYSSWASDNKTVATVTTEGRLTANRPGIANITVMTESGKTATTKVTVVGLNTTNLILEQYSDYTLMVLGITSGVTWDIADSSIAIVTNGKVSTRRVGTTTIIATVNGRRLTCKLTVTKIK; encoded by the coding sequence ATGAAGAAAATATTTATGAAACGGTGGATGGCTGTTGTATGCTGCCTGATAATAGTAGTAACAACAGTTTTACAGCCTATGTCTACAAATGAGGTCAAAGCAGCCGGCGGGGTTCAATTTGTAGTTGATTCAAAGATATGTAATCCTGATGATGAAGTCATTCTTGGAACTGCAGCGCCAAGTATTTATTTAAGAGGAGCAGACGGACAGCCTATATCGGTTGGCAGTTTTAAGCCTGGAACCGTAAAATGGGTTGTTAATAGTAAGATATACTCTATCAATACTGATGGTTCGGTCACAGAGAGTGGTACTGAGTCTAAGGTTATTTCCTTAACGAATATTGATAAAGACAGTTTGAGTGCAAAAATCAAAGTAAATGGACCGGGATATGCTTCATTAACATTGATGTATGATGATATCAATGGTGGTCACTATGCTTATTTACTTAAAATTATCGTTAATTTTAAAGTAGACGATCAAACTCTTACAAGTGTTATCAGCAGTGGAAATGCTTATGATGATAAAGTAATGTTATTTGATGTGGTTGGAGATACAAAGACCGTTTTTCTATCCTACGATGGCATATCCGGCGGCAGTTTGGATACCGCCACATTACTGTCGAACAATGCGATCTCTATTACAAGTTCAGATCCGAAAGTGGCTAGTGTTACAGGAGGAAAGATAAAGTCTGAAGGTGCTGGAATTGCAAAAATAACAGTTACCACCAATACTTCTTCCGGAGATAGCAGTGTGCCCAAACCGCTGACTGCAAGTTTTAAAGTCCTTGTGAAACCTAAGGTTAGTTCGGTTTCTCATACCGTAAGTGAAGATTCTTCTTCTGATTTTACAAATCACTTGAAAGTTCCTGGGAATATCAGCGGCACCACGACCTTCTATACAAATGCTGCGAATGCTTCCAAGCTCATATGGAGAGCTTATTATAGAACCACAACCTCTAATGGATTGTTATCCTTGACACCGATTAGCAGCCCTAACGGGATTATATCTTTTACACCAAGTCTGGTTGATAATACCCTCACCGTAAACAACGCAAAAGCGGGAAGTTACGCAATCTTGGGATATTTGGATTCAATGTATGTGCCAGATAAGATTGAAACCGGTCCGGAAGGAAATAGTATACCCTATGTGGAGCTGGATTTTAATGTTGTTCCTTCCATTCCGGCTTATATGGTTATGAGTGTTGGTGATACCTACGATGTAACGCAATATTTAAATACGGCTCAGTATAGTTATAGTTACAAATCCAGCGATGCTACCATTGCGTCTGTTTCTGTAAATGGTATAATTACAGCAAAAAGTGCCGGAGATGCCGTTATACAAGTTATAGACAATAGTACTGGTAACAAATTTACGATGAATCTTACAGTGATTGATGGTATTTCACTCAATCTGACAGAGGCTAATATCTATGTGCAAGGAACACTGGATTTAGAGGCCATAGTAACCGGTAACTCAACTGTAACCTGGTCAAGTTTGACCAACGCAAATAACGGCAGTGACGCTTCCTCGATAGCAACAGTAACTGCAAATGGAACACAGGCTGTAGTAAAAGGTGTTAGTGCAGGTACGGCATATATCGTAGCATCTATTAAGACAAGCACCGGAGTTATTAAAAAAGCCGTCTGTAAAATTACGGTTAGTAATACAGTTACACAAATTGATATTAGTCCTTCTGAAATATCTCTGAATAAACAAGAACCGGCAACTTTAAATGTTGTTTATGATCCTACCAATTTACAGTCTGTTCCGGTTAAGTGGATAAGTACGGACACAGACATTGTAAATGTAGTAAACAGCAATGGCGGATTTGTAAATATTAAGGCTGGAGACAAAGCCGGATCAGCTTTGGTTATTGCGATTAATACAGAAAACTTTATTATAGGTACCTGCAAGGTAACTGTAAAACAAAGAGTTACAGGTATTTCACTTTCTGCTACGAATCTAAGTTTATTAAAGTCAGTGGGAACTTATCAGCTTAAGGCGACTGTTACACCCAGTGATGCTACGAATACAAACGTAACTTGGAAATCCACGAATCCTACAGTTGCTACGGTAAACGACTCAGGCCTTGTCACATTATTGGCTTCTGGTTCCACCTCTATTATTGTAACCTCGGTAGATGACCCCAGCGTAACAGCTGTATGTAATCTGACAGTTGGAATTTCTATCACTGCCATTAAGCTGGATGATTCCAAGAAAGTAATGTATACCGGAGATTCCACTAAACTTTCTTATACAATTACACCTGCCAACGCAACCAATACCGATGTTACCTGGAGTACAACAGATTCCAGTGTCGCAAGCGTTGATTCAAAGGGAAATGTAAAAGCAGTAGCAGCCGGTACGGCGGTAATAATCTTAAGAACAGCAGATGGGCTTTATATGTCCACCTGTACCATCACGGTAAAAGAAAAAGCAACGGGTCTTGCTTTCGATGTAACCAGTTTGGAGCTTTACATCGGAAAGACCTATACTATAAAAGTAACACCTACACCGGCAACTGCAACAGATTATACACTGACCTGGAATTCTTTGGATGCAGCAATCGCCTCAGTAGATGCAAATGGTACTGTAACTGCAAAAGCTGTCGGAAAAACCATGATTACAGCTACCACTTCTACGGGAAGTATACTTTATTGTAATATTACTGTTAAAGCTGAAGCCACCGGCCTGCAGTTAAATTATACGGAAAAGAAGTTAGTCATCGGCGATTATTTTGACTTAAAAGCTACCATTAAACCAAGTTCTGCTGCCAGTGAAGAATCTATTATCTGGGTAAGTTCAAAGACCAGTGTAGCTACAGTTTCCTCCAACGGAAGAGTTAAGGGAATAAAAGGCGGCACAGCAGTAATCACCTGTAAAACAACTGACGGTAAGTTTACCACATTCTGTACGGTAACTGTTATAGAAAGAGTTACAAGTGTAACATTAAATAAAACCAGCTATAAGCTTGGCCTTGGTAAGACCTATACTCTGACAGCGAAGGTAAAAACCAATGCCGCCAGCAATCCAAAGCTAAAATGGGCTACCAGTAATTCAAGAGTTGTATCAGTCAGCCAAAAAGGTGAAATTACCGGCAAAATAATAGGTACAGCAACCATTACAGTAACTGCAACAGACGGAAGCGGTGAAAAGGATACAGTTGCAATTAGAGTTGTAAGAAATGCTTCCTATATCACACTAAATCGAACATCGGTAACAACGGTTGTGGGCAGAAATTTCTCATTAAAGGCAACAGTTAAGCCTACCAACGCAACATTTAGAACTGTGACCTGGAAATCCAGTGATGAATCAGTTGCAATCGTTGACTCCACCGGTAAAGTTACAGCCTTAAAGGCTGGAAATGTTACAATAAAGGCAGCAGCAAAAGATAGCAGCGGAAGATATGCGATCAGTTATGTAATCGTGCAGCCAAGAGTTCCGGCTAACAGCGTAACCATATTGAATCAGAATCTTACTATGGTTGTGGGAGAAACTGCAGTTCTTCAGAAGGCACTTAATCCTTCCACTTCAACTGATTATTCAAGCTGGGCAAGTGACAACAAAACTGTCGCTACAGTTACAACTGAGGGCAGACTGACAGCGAATAGACCTGGAATCGCCAATATTACTGTAATGACAGAATCCGGTAAAACAGCAACTACAAAAGTCACAGTTGTCGGACTTAATACAACCAATCTAATACTGGAGCAGTATTCAGACTATACATTAATGGTATTAGGAATTACAAGCGGTGTAACTTGGGATATTGCTGACTCAAGTATTGCAATTGTCACCAATGGTAAAGTTAGTACCAGAAGAGTAGGTACAACAACAATTATTGCTACTGTAAACGGAAGGCGGTTAACCTGTAAATTAACTGTTACCAAAATAAAATAG
- a CDS encoding NAD(+)/NADH kinase, giving the protein MNKFCLITNRSKDADLELTNEIIAYMTMHQKDCVCITSTEVIPPGTDCILVLGGDGTIIQAADIVCGLEIPLLGINLGTLGFLAEIEKNQVWAALDCLFADKYSIEERIMLKGVLVNDNTSEYLGVALNDIVISRSNFSKIINISIYVNGELADSYRGDGVIASTPTGSTGYSLSSGGPVVKPDADILVLTPICPHTLGTRSIVISSNDSVSIQINENKTSDQEGAVAVLDGKLTRELIAGDSIHITKALEKTRMVKINHVEFFEVLRKKIGQGGEKR; this is encoded by the coding sequence ATGAATAAATTTTGTCTGATAACCAATCGCAGTAAAGATGCAGATTTAGAGTTAACGAATGAAATAATAGCATATATGACAATGCATCAAAAAGATTGTGTGTGTATTACTTCCACAGAGGTTATCCCTCCGGGTACGGACTGCATTTTGGTTTTGGGCGGTGACGGAACAATCATACAAGCTGCAGATATTGTATGCGGGCTGGAGATTCCCCTTCTTGGAATTAATCTGGGGACCTTGGGATTTCTGGCAGAGATAGAAAAAAATCAGGTATGGGCAGCATTAGATTGTCTGTTTGCTGATAAGTACTCTATAGAAGAGAGAATTATGTTAAAGGGAGTATTGGTAAATGATAATACCAGTGAATATCTTGGCGTAGCGCTGAATGATATTGTAATCTCCAGAAGTAATTTTTCAAAAATAATCAATATCAGTATTTATGTGAACGGAGAACTTGCAGACAGTTACCGTGGTGACGGGGTTATTGCTTCGACCCCAACCGGTTCTACCGGGTATAGTCTTTCCTCAGGAGGACCTGTAGTTAAGCCGGATGCCGATATTTTGGTCTTAACGCCGATATGTCCTCACACCTTGGGAACCCGAAGTATCGTCATATCTTCAAACGATTCTGTCAGCATACAAATAAATGAGAATAAAACATCGGATCAGGAAGGTGCTGTCGCTGTACTGGATGGCAAGTTAACCAGAGAGTTAATAGCCGGAGACAGTATCCATATTACCAAGGCATTAGAAAAAACCAGGATGGTCAAGATTAATCACGTGGAGTTTTTCGAGGTCTTGAGAAAAAAAATCGGACAAGGCGGAGAAAAGAGATGA
- a CDS encoding YebC/PmpR family DNA-binding transcriptional regulator gives MSGHSKFANIKHKKEKNDSTKGKIFTKLGREIAVAVKEGGADPNANSRLKDVIAKAKANNMPNDTIDRSIKKAAGDANAVNYEFVSYEGYGPNGTAIIVEALTDNKNRTASNVRNAFTKGNGNVGTPGCVSFMFDRRGQIIIDKEEYDKEADDLMMLALDAGASDFNEEEDSYEILTEEDNFSAVREALESAGIPMAQAEVTMIPQTWVALTDEQDIKMMNRTLDLLDEDDDVQEVYHNWDE, from the coding sequence ATGTCAGGACATTCTAAATTTGCGAACATTAAGCATAAAAAAGAAAAAAATGATTCTACAAAAGGTAAGATATTTACAAAGCTTGGAAGAGAAATTGCAGTTGCCGTAAAAGAAGGCGGCGCTGACCCTAATGCTAACAGCCGCTTAAAGGATGTTATAGCAAAGGCGAAAGCCAACAATATGCCCAATGATACCATTGATAGAAGTATTAAGAAGGCAGCAGGAGATGCTAATGCTGTTAATTACGAATTTGTATCCTATGAAGGATATGGCCCCAATGGAACTGCTATTATCGTTGAAGCTTTAACAGACAATAAAAATCGTACAGCCTCTAATGTAAGGAATGCATTTACCAAAGGAAATGGTAATGTCGGAACACCTGGCTGTGTATCTTTTATGTTTGACAGAAGAGGACAAATTATTATAGATAAAGAGGAATATGACAAAGAAGCTGACGATTTAATGATGTTAGCTTTAGATGCAGGAGCATCTGACTTCAATGAAGAAGAAGACAGCTATGAAATTCTTACAGAAGAAGATAATTTCAGTGCTGTAAGAGAAGCACTTGAGAGTGCCGGAATCCCTATGGCACAAGCGGAAGTTACTATGATTCCTCAGACTTGGGTAGCTCTTACAGACGAGCAGGATATTAAGATGATGAACCGTACCCTTGATTTACTGGATGAGGATGATGATGTGCAGGAAGTATATCATAACTGGGACGAGTAA
- the argR gene encoding arginine repressor — protein MKVGRQSKIIELINKYDIETQEDLADLLTQAGYNVTQATISRDIRELKLTKIAVDDGKQKYIVLNNAETGMSDKYVRVLREGFLSMDMAQNIIIIKTVSGMAMAVAAALDALHIPGIMGCIAGDDTLMCVIKTNEETIGVMEKLNKLINSKTL, from the coding sequence ATGAAAGTTGGCAGACAAAGTAAGATAATTGAGCTCATCAATAAATATGATATTGAAACCCAGGAAGATTTGGCGGACCTCTTAACTCAGGCAGGATATAATGTAACTCAGGCAACTATCTCAAGAGATATCAGAGAATTAAAGCTTACGAAGATAGCGGTAGATGACGGAAAACAGAAATATATTGTATTGAACAATGCCGAAACCGGTATGAGTGACAAATATGTAAGAGTTCTAAGAGAAGGCTTTTTATCCATGGATATGGCTCAGAATATCATTATCATCAAAACCGTATCCGGTATGGCAATGGCTGTAGCAGCCGCATTGGATGCATTGCATATCCCAGGAATTATGGGGTGTATTGCAGGAGATGATACCCTTATGTGCGTCATAAAGACCAATGAGGAAACCATCGGTGTAATGGAAAAGCTGAATAAACTTATTAATTCTAAAACCTTGTAA